From Falco cherrug isolate bFalChe1 chromosome 4, bFalChe1.pri, whole genome shotgun sequence, one genomic window encodes:
- the LOC129736086 gene encoding uncharacterized protein LOC129736086, producing MGQAMPLLPRHAPPTSPLPPGCCQSPFSCHSSPHLCSRACCPSCPTLPPRQTCLSGLARGAQPWGFPPPALPRHISQSPHHPSPGSWSPQSLGVPGWGVEGRCLRGKEWKAAEAAAGAGCGDLPGRSRLLREARRTHAPSQALPRSKPASAVLRHATSLAHQQLFSSQVLLPFTRSQREAVQERAVARIATLIKFTTTCSMPQVCSCFAQTIVLRHQCSKSHQFAILGLLVGHLILCCTCKHERTRHEAAVALHHLHTFILQQRSRQRWPHDRGQLEHQEVWQVRQPQQLLQTSSAREIFLKFTKYLRPSDRADIILLAIKNMRDPSTYSIRVAAHMVDVLVLGPAFQPGQVLKIVRAIYTNLPSIRTLVAVNSLDRALRVLADKHPSEVVAGLLQCSPTCTYVAMTMWTVMLFEPQAAKKVLQELINMMMNQSLHKTSASTKDNPRILSLAVSCWMRPH from the exons ATGGGGCAGGCAATGCCCCTCCTTCCCCGCCATGCCCCTCCCACTAGCCCCTtgcctcctggctgctgccagagccccTTCTCCTGCCACAGCTCACCCCACCTCTGCAGCCGTGCTTGCTGCCCATCCTGCCCAACACTCCCGCCCAGACAGACCTGCCTGTCTGGCTTGGCAAggggagcccagccctggggctttccccctccagctttACCACGGCACATATCCCAGAGCCCCCACCAcccttccccagggagctggtcACCACAGAGCCTTGGGGTccctgggtggggggtggagggacgTTGTTTGAGGGGGAAGGagtggaaggcagcagaggcagcagcaggagcggGATGCGGCGACCTGCCTGGCCGCAGCAGGTTGCTGCGAGAGGCAAGAAGGACACATGCCCCATCCCAGGCATTGCCCCGGAGCAAGCCTGCCTCTGCCGTGCTGCGCCATGCCACCTCCCTGGCacaccagcagcttttctcctcCCAGGTCCTGCTGCCCTTCACCAGGTCCCAGAGGGAAGCAGTGCAGGAGAGGGCCGTGGCGCGGATTGCCACGCTGATCAAATTCACCACCACCTGCTCCATGCCACAG GTCTGCTCCTGCTTTGCACAAACTATAGTCCTCAGACACCAGTGCTCCAAGAGTCATCAGTTTGCCAtactggggctgctggtggggcacCTCATTCTCTGCTGCACCTGCAAGCATGAGAGGACCCGCCACGAGGCTGCAGTCGCTCTCCATCACCTGCACACCTTcatcctgcagcagagaa gcaggcagcgctggcCGCATGACAGAGGGCAGCTGGAGCACCAGGAGGTCTGGCAAGtgaggcagccccagcagcttttgcaaaCCAGCAGTGCCAGAGAAATCTTCTTG AAGTTCACGAAATACCTCCGTCCCTCTGACCGGGCAGACATCATCCTCCTAGCCATCAAGAACATGAGAGACCCAAGCACCTACAGCATCCGCGTGGCTGCCCACATGGTGGATGTCCTTGTGCTGGGCCCTGCCTTCCAGCCGGGGCAG GTCTTGAAGATCGTGCGCGCCATCTACACAAACCTGCCCTCCATCAGGACGCTGGTAGCCGTCAACAGCCTGGACAGGGCCCTGCGCGTGCTGGCAGACAAACACCCCAGCGAGGTGGTGGCCGgcctgctgcagtgctcccCAACATGCACCTA TGTCGCCATGACCATGTGGACGGTGATGCTCTTTGAGCCCCAGGCTGCGAagaaggtgctgcaggagctcaTCAACATGATGATGAACCAGTCGCTGCACAAGACCTCCGCCTCTACCAAGGACAACCCGCGCATCCTCTCCCTGGCTGTGAGTTGCTGGATGAGGCCTCACTGA
- the LOC129735996 gene encoding maestro heat-like repeat-containing protein family member 6 gives MVFFVEMVGCIGLSEELDCALAIFPTYLQSQCLGMPTLVLRAILRLTERPDTVWKTLALLPYVMERLQADDSDGSAVALSVLDNMLQLPAGKLPSLIAPALADKLQPLFDNHLDTVREQSIHLFQSVMRLVVGAEKKKMKKKVWSSLLPLLLHLHDQNKSVAKASQEALRSAGLFLKWRQLVHMAATGQAWRISECLLAKKRSRAMAYLHQSLHYLHSSQEPLRWEAVRFIGLVGRCVREQWYLEYIRHVLKGAMKDTSPLVSSLATQTFLILGRRRL, from the exons ATGGTCTTCTTTGTTGAG ATGGTGGGCTGCATTGGCCTCAGTGAAGAGCTGGACTGTGCCCTGGCAATCTTCCCCACGTATCTGCAGAGCCAGTGCCTGGGGATGCCCACCCTGGTGCTCAGGGCCATCCTCAGGCTCACCGAGAGGCCTGACACA GTATGGAAAACCCTTGCCCTGCTGCCGTACGTCATGGAGCGGCTGCAGGCTGATGACAGCGACGGCAGCGCCGTGGCCCTCTCCGTGCTTGACAACATGCTCCAGCTTCCGGCGGGGAAGTTGCCCAGCCTCATTGCCCCGGCGCTGGCTGACAAGCTCCAGCCACTCTTTGACAAT catttGGACACTGTGCGGGAGCAATCCATCCACCTCTTCCAAAGCGTGATGAGGCTCGTGGTGGGCGCTGAaaagaagaagatgaagaagaaggtgtggagcagcctgctgccactgctcttgCACCTGCACGATCAGAACAAAAGTGTGGCCAAG GCCTCCCAGGAAGCCCTCCGCAGTGCTGGCCTGTTCCTGAAGTGGAGGCAGCTGGTGCACATGGCTGCGACCGGGCAGGCATGGAGGATCAGCGAGTGCCTG ctggccAAGAAGAGGAGCAGGGCCATGGCCTACCTGCACCAGAGCCTGCATTACCTGCACAGCTCGCAGGAGCCCCTGCGATGGGAGGCTGTCAGGTTCATCG GGCTCGTTGGGCGGTGCGTGCGTGAGCAGTGGTACCTGGAGTACATCCGACATG TCCTTAAAGGCGCAATGAAAGACACCAGCCCCCTGGTCTCCTCCCTGGCAACTCAGACATTCCTCATCCTTGGACGACGAAGGCTGTAA